In Akkermansia muciniphila, one DNA window encodes the following:
- a CDS encoding YraN family protein has protein sequence MYGELAAASFLRAEGCVVLRRNWRPVRGGELDMVCREGECLVFVEVKTRTGNGYGGARRAVNARKRALIRRGAAEWLRLLPEPVTFRYDVVEVLYREGKPPEFRHIRGAFGAKDLQ, from the coding sequence ATGTACGGGGAACTGGCTGCGGCCTCCTTCCTGCGTGCGGAAGGGTGCGTTGTCCTGAGAAGAAATTGGCGCCCCGTCAGAGGCGGAGAACTGGACATGGTGTGCCGGGAAGGGGAGTGCCTTGTTTTTGTGGAGGTGAAAACCCGTACGGGAAATGGTTATGGTGGCGCTCGCCGCGCCGTGAACGCCCGCAAAAGGGCGCTGATACGTCGGGGCGCGGCGGAATGGCTTCGCCTGCTTCCGGAACCGGTGACTTTCCGCTACGATGTTGTGGAAGTCCTGTACAGGGAAGGGAAACCCCCGGAATTCAGGCATATCCGCGGGGCGTTCGGGGCGAAGGATTTACAGTGA
- a CDS encoding ribonuclease HII — MKEKTHPDMSFEMEARASGFLCVAGVDEAGRGPLAGPVVAGAVILPVLAEELAGLNDSKQLTAAKRERLFLALLECEQAVCSVGVASVEEIDRFNILRATHLAMARAVEGLALRADFCLVDGLPVKGLPVPHRAIVKGDGRSLSIAAASVLAKVTRDRMMTEADASYPQYGFAKHKGYGTKAHMEALRRHGPCPLHRRSFAPVSQMELSFPEQG; from the coding sequence ATGAAGGAAAAAACGCATCCGGATATGAGTTTTGAAATGGAGGCCCGGGCTTCCGGTTTTCTTTGCGTGGCCGGAGTGGATGAAGCCGGGCGCGGGCCGTTGGCCGGCCCCGTAGTAGCCGGAGCCGTTATTCTTCCTGTTCTGGCGGAGGAGCTGGCCGGTCTGAACGATTCCAAGCAATTGACTGCGGCAAAAAGGGAACGCCTGTTCCTGGCTCTTCTGGAGTGCGAACAGGCGGTTTGTTCCGTAGGAGTGGCTTCCGTGGAAGAAATAGACCGGTTCAACATTTTGAGAGCCACTCATCTGGCGATGGCGCGCGCGGTGGAAGGCCTGGCCCTGCGCGCGGATTTCTGCCTGGTGGATGGATTGCCGGTCAAGGGGCTTCCTGTTCCGCACCGCGCCATTGTGAAGGGAGACGGCAGGAGCCTTTCCATAGCCGCCGCCAGCGTTTTGGCCAAGGTAACGAGGGACCGCATGATGACGGAAGCGGACGCTTCCTACCCGCAGTACGGTTTTGCAAAACACAAAGGATATGGCACGAAAGCCCATATGGAAGCTCTGCGGAGGCATGGGCCCTGTCCGCTCCATCGCCGCTCGTTTGCGCCGGTTTCACAAATGGAACTGTCCTTTCCTGAGCAGGGGTGA
- a CDS encoding hemolysin family protein, protein MNDPDPLSILAAFGAAEAPGSGPALDGMMLAVAGFVLFLLLNAFFAASEFALMKVRESQLHAGEGVPARTRKKLARARKAAKHPDLYLAACQAGITLSSLALGFLGTFFVSELTAPFLVSVGLGGMVSVYGTALAVTFIFFACCQMVFGEFIPKAMAMRHPDKAALATVPLLYFFYTVFRYTGILGLTNGMTRFVLKYLLGIDPRSTACPVHSTDELMYLVEESERSRELTKQEAEISKNALELNDMCVKDVMTPRSEVDVMDLTAPFEENWELARKSRHTRFPLVEGDHLDEVKGWVHVKDLLKLVGRENPDLMSVRRELRVVPDTMPLDSLLTFFLKEHAHFALVVDEFGDSIGLVFLDDVLEQIVGDDIQDEFDQEEMREFVKTGKDTYAVNGAITLFDLADYLPEMDLDCPGVTTLGGYVISRMGYIPEEGEELRIGRYRAVVTGSDGRRITQILLTRLPEEQEEE, encoded by the coding sequence ATGAATGATCCGGATCCTCTGAGTATTCTTGCGGCCTTCGGGGCCGCTGAAGCGCCCGGTTCAGGCCCGGCGCTGGATGGGATGATGCTGGCAGTTGCCGGCTTTGTCCTTTTTTTACTGTTGAATGCGTTTTTTGCGGCGAGCGAGTTCGCCTTGATGAAAGTTCGCGAAAGCCAGCTGCACGCCGGAGAAGGCGTTCCGGCCCGAACCCGGAAAAAACTGGCCCGGGCACGGAAGGCGGCCAAGCATCCCGATCTTTATTTGGCCGCCTGTCAGGCGGGCATTACTCTTTCTTCCCTGGCGCTGGGATTCCTGGGGACGTTTTTTGTATCGGAATTGACTGCTCCCTTTCTGGTTTCCGTGGGACTGGGAGGCATGGTTTCCGTTTACGGAACTGCTTTGGCCGTGACATTTATTTTCTTTGCCTGCTGCCAGATGGTATTTGGGGAATTTATCCCCAAGGCCATGGCGATGCGCCATCCGGACAAGGCCGCCCTGGCGACGGTTCCCCTGCTGTATTTCTTTTATACGGTGTTCAGGTATACGGGTATTCTAGGGCTGACGAACGGAATGACCCGGTTTGTGCTGAAATACCTGCTGGGCATTGATCCCCGTTCTACGGCGTGCCCGGTGCACAGCACGGATGAACTGATGTATCTGGTGGAAGAAAGCGAACGTTCCCGAGAGCTGACGAAGCAGGAGGCGGAAATTTCCAAGAATGCCCTTGAACTGAACGACATGTGCGTCAAGGACGTCATGACCCCGCGCTCTGAAGTGGATGTGATGGACTTGACGGCTCCCTTTGAGGAAAACTGGGAGCTTGCCCGGAAATCCCGCCACACCCGGTTCCCACTGGTGGAAGGAGACCACCTGGATGAAGTGAAGGGCTGGGTGCACGTCAAGGACCTGCTCAAACTGGTGGGACGGGAAAATCCGGATCTGATGAGCGTGCGGCGTGAATTGCGCGTGGTGCCGGATACGATGCCCCTGGACAGCCTTCTCACGTTCTTTCTGAAAGAACATGCCCACTTTGCCCTGGTAGTGGATGAATTCGGCGATTCTATCGGCCTGGTATTCCTGGATGATGTGCTGGAACAGATTGTAGGGGATGACATTCAGGACGAATTTGACCAGGAGGAAATGCGGGAGTTTGTGAAAACCGGCAAGGATACATATGCCGTCAATGGGGCTATTACCCTGTTTGACCTGGCCGATTACCTGCCTGAAATGGATTTGGATTGTCCGGGCGTGACCACGCTGGGCGGTTACGTAATCAGCCGGATGGGTTATATTCCGGAAGAAGGGGAGGAATTGAGGATTGGCCGCTACCGGGCTGTGGTGACGGGATCTGACGGCAGAAGAATCACGCAGATTCTGCTGACCCGCCTTCCGGAGGAACAGGAGGAGGAATAG
- a CDS encoding FmdB family zinc ribbon protein has protein sequence MPIYEYISENPDDPGLSCPVCRRGFELRRPVDRAPLEKCLVCKHPVRKVISRINVPEVTKPLSVSDAKAAGFTVLERRDKGVYEKL, from the coding sequence ATGCCTATATACGAGTATATTTCCGAGAACCCTGACGACCCCGGCCTGTCCTGTCCGGTGTGCCGCCGCGGTTTTGAGTTGAGGCGTCCCGTGGACCGTGCGCCGCTTGAAAAATGCCTGGTGTGCAAGCATCCCGTGCGTAAGGTCATCAGCCGCATTAATGTGCCGGAGGTAACCAAGCCTCTTTCCGTTTCAGACGCCAAGGCTGCCGGATTCACCGTGCTGGAGCGCCGGGATAAGGGCGTTTATGAAAAACTGTGA
- the rpsN gene encoding 30S ribosomal protein S14, which yields MAKKSWIARDKKKAETVKRYAELRAQLKAEKDYIGLTMLPRNASPTRTVNRCLVSGRRRAFIRRFKLSRISFRELANAGMIPGVTKSSW from the coding sequence ATGGCTAAGAAGAGCTGGATCGCAAGAGACAAGAAAAAGGCTGAAACCGTCAAGCGCTATGCAGAACTGCGTGCGCAATTGAAGGCTGAGAAGGATTATATCGGTTTAACCATGCTGCCCCGCAATGCAAGCCCGACCCGTACGGTCAACCGTTGCCTTGTTTCCGGCCGCCGCCGCGCATTTATCCGCCGTTTCAAGCTTTCCCGTATTTCCTTCCGTGAACTGGCCAACGCCGGCATGATCCCCGGTGTGACCAAGTCCAGCTGGTAA
- a CDS encoding argininosuccinate synthase produces MKIVVAYSGGLDTSVLLKWLKEKYNAEIIAYCADVGQAEELDGLEAKALATGASKCFIGDLKEDFATNYIFPMMQANALYEGRYLLGTSIARPCISKDMVDLAIREGADAIAHGATGKGNDQVRFELAVNALAPNIKVIAPWRDPEFRQQFPGRTEMIAYAESHGIPIRQSLKKPYSMDRNLLHISFEAGMLEDTWYDGTTPADREMYKLSVSPEDAPDQAEYIQLLYEKGNVIGIQYDGLDALLKELGVTPKGERDGYTLLSPLGVMYVLNALGGKHGIGRVDIVENRFVGMKSRGIYETPGGTILLAAHRDIETITIDREVQKVRDSLIPEYATLVYNGFWFAPEREAIQALVTKSQKTVNGEVRLKLYKGNVMYAGRRSPQSLYSEEIATMEGGHEELYNQNDAEGFIHLNGLRLKQFSRVNKPYGN; encoded by the coding sequence ATGAAAATCGTAGTTGCATACTCTGGCGGCCTTGACACCTCCGTTCTTCTGAAGTGGCTCAAGGAAAAATATAATGCCGAAATCATCGCCTACTGCGCAGACGTAGGCCAGGCGGAAGAACTGGACGGTCTGGAGGCCAAAGCTCTGGCGACGGGCGCCTCCAAGTGCTTCATCGGCGACCTCAAGGAAGACTTCGCCACCAACTACATCTTCCCGATGATGCAGGCCAATGCCCTTTACGAAGGCCGCTACCTGCTGGGAACCTCCATCGCCCGCCCCTGCATTTCCAAGGATATGGTGGATCTGGCCATCCGGGAAGGCGCGGACGCCATCGCCCACGGCGCCACCGGCAAGGGGAACGACCAGGTCCGCTTTGAACTGGCCGTCAATGCCCTGGCCCCGAACATCAAGGTCATCGCCCCGTGGCGCGATCCCGAATTCCGCCAGCAGTTCCCGGGCCGCACGGAAATGATCGCCTACGCGGAATCCCACGGCATCCCGATCCGGCAGTCTCTGAAAAAGCCTTATTCCATGGACCGCAACCTGCTTCACATTTCCTTTGAAGCCGGGATGCTGGAAGATACCTGGTATGACGGCACCACCCCTGCCGACCGTGAAATGTACAAGCTTTCCGTTTCCCCGGAAGACGCTCCGGATCAGGCCGAATACATCCAGCTCCTGTATGAAAAGGGCAATGTCATCGGCATCCAGTATGATGGCCTTGACGCCCTGCTGAAAGAACTGGGCGTCACCCCGAAGGGAGAACGCGACGGGTACACCCTCCTCAGCCCCCTGGGCGTCATGTACGTGCTGAACGCCCTGGGCGGCAAGCATGGCATCGGCCGCGTGGATATCGTGGAAAACCGCTTTGTGGGCATGAAGAGCCGCGGCATTTATGAAACTCCCGGCGGCACTATCCTGCTGGCGGCCCACCGCGATATTGAAACAATTACAATTGACCGGGAAGTGCAGAAAGTGCGCGACTCCCTCATCCCGGAATACGCCACGCTGGTTTACAACGGCTTCTGGTTTGCGCCGGAACGCGAGGCCATCCAGGCCCTCGTGACCAAATCCCAGAAAACCGTCAACGGGGAAGTACGCCTGAAACTCTACAAAGGCAACGTCATGTACGCCGGACGCCGTTCCCCGCAGTCCCTGTATTCCGAAGAAATCGCCACGATGGAAGGCGGCCACGAGGAACTGTACAACCAGAACGACGCGGAAGGCTTCATCCACCTCAACGGATTGCGCCTGAAGCAGTTCAGCCGCGTCAACAAACCCTACGGCAATTAA
- a CDS encoding sulfatase-like hydrolase/transferase: MGFLSHAFLAAVFSLSPFLASAAALKPNIILIYADDLGMGMLGCYGQEIVKTPNIDRLASQGIMFTRCYSSQYCCPARASLLMGVHDSHSHSYTQTAGALVITAEREGWSNEQLEEKAARAARIKAARGEVFLPELLKKAGYVTGQFGKLEWGFTTWHGELKRHGWDRYAGYMDHQRAHGFYPSFLWKDGERLPLKGNIHADGGKTTEDYSPGATEKRRGNREGKVTYAPDVMLAETLRFMEENRNRPMFIFFSTNLPHGPVDIPLEENTYAGSPAIRQAYGNASGTNRECAGAAEEYASMVDKLDRQVGAIVDQVRRLGLDKRTIIIFSSDNGHELYYRTDKGRGRGPDCHGGVLDSTGELLDVFRGSRGRIGPNNAMANLAGLKWTSHEGGIRVPLIISWPGTLPYGKVCHNLVANYDHMATFADLAEVRMPEGKDAVSYKDILFGNSARQRDYVVVDHTVITGDGWKLTQKRNKPFLFHIGRDPEERHNLAETRKDQLEKLQAIYRKEVGSPRKDR; this comes from the coding sequence ATGGGATTCCTTTCACACGCATTTCTGGCGGCTGTATTTTCGCTCTCTCCCTTTTTGGCGTCTGCCGCGGCCTTAAAACCCAATATCATTCTTATTTACGCGGATGACCTGGGCATGGGCATGCTGGGCTGCTATGGCCAGGAAATCGTGAAAACACCCAATATTGACCGCCTGGCCAGCCAGGGCATCATGTTCACCCGGTGCTACAGCAGCCAATATTGCTGCCCGGCGCGCGCTTCCCTGCTTATGGGCGTGCACGACAGCCACTCCCATTCCTACACCCAGACAGCGGGAGCCCTGGTTATCACGGCGGAACGGGAAGGCTGGTCCAATGAGCAACTGGAAGAGAAAGCGGCACGGGCAGCACGCATCAAGGCCGCCAGGGGAGAAGTGTTCCTCCCGGAATTGCTGAAAAAAGCCGGATACGTCACGGGACAGTTCGGCAAGCTGGAATGGGGATTCACCACCTGGCACGGAGAATTGAAAAGACACGGCTGGGACCGCTATGCAGGGTACATGGACCATCAGCGGGCCCATGGCTTTTATCCCTCCTTCCTCTGGAAAGACGGCGAACGCCTCCCCCTGAAAGGCAATATTCATGCCGACGGAGGGAAAACCACGGAAGACTACAGTCCGGGAGCCACAGAAAAACGAAGAGGCAACAGGGAAGGCAAAGTCACCTACGCTCCGGACGTGATGCTGGCGGAAACCCTTCGTTTCATGGAGGAAAACCGGAACAGGCCCATGTTTATCTTTTTTTCCACCAACCTTCCCCACGGCCCGGTAGATATTCCTCTGGAAGAAAACACGTACGCGGGCTCCCCTGCCATCCGCCAGGCCTATGGCAATGCCAGCGGAACCAACAGGGAATGCGCCGGAGCGGCAGAAGAATACGCTTCCATGGTGGACAAGCTGGACAGGCAGGTCGGAGCCATCGTGGACCAGGTGCGCAGGCTGGGCCTGGACAAGCGCACCATTATCATTTTCAGTTCCGACAACGGGCATGAACTTTACTACCGTACGGATAAAGGCCGCGGCCGCGGGCCCGACTGCCACGGAGGCGTTCTGGACAGCACCGGGGAACTGCTGGATGTTTTCCGCGGCAGCCGCGGCCGCATTGGCCCAAACAACGCCATGGCCAATCTGGCCGGCCTGAAATGGACCAGCCATGAAGGGGGCATCCGTGTTCCCCTTATCATTTCCTGGCCCGGTACGCTGCCCTATGGAAAGGTCTGCCACAATTTGGTGGCCAACTACGACCATATGGCCACTTTCGCCGATCTTGCAGAGGTCCGCATGCCGGAAGGCAAAGATGCCGTTTCCTATAAAGATATACTGTTCGGCAACTCCGCCAGGCAGCGCGATTATGTGGTCGTGGACCACACCGTCATCACGGGAGACGGCTGGAAACTTACGCAAAAACGGAATAAACCGTTCCTCTTTCACATAGGCAGGGACCCTGAAGAAAGGCATAATCTTGCGGAAACAAGGAAAGACCAGCTGGAAAAACTCCAGGCCATCTACAGAAAGGAAGTGGGCAGCCCCAGAAAAGACCGGTAA
- a CDS encoding RsmB/NOP family class I SAM-dependent RNA methyltransferase: MKNNPPSPRQTALNCLKSWHAGRSFAETLVDRECSRAALPPADRHLVQALVFSVLRNRTWLDHIIETLRKGRLDEEARLILQLGLSQLFLLGMADHAAVYETVNLASVRLRGLVNAILRNALRREKDILEEREQLPLSIHYSTPAWLVRRWTEQMGPQMTRDLLRWNNTTPRLYVRANPLMPMKNIPASLAPLDRAPGWFSVEGLLPLEEIKAGSLYVADPSTRYSIDLLAPQPGEEILDACAAPGGKSAAIIAATGGKARLTATDLHEHRLPTLKENLDRQGSPFVRTAQADWSLPCRPEWEGRFDAVLLDVPCSNTGVIQRRVDVRWRLTPAEIRRLAALQKTILENASRAVKPGGRLVYSTCSIDAEEDGLLVRDFLQNHPEWTLKEEKLILPHEEKSDGAYAALLICA; this comes from the coding sequence GTGAAGAACAATCCCCCCTCCCCCCGCCAAACAGCACTGAATTGCCTGAAGAGCTGGCATGCAGGCCGCTCCTTCGCGGAAACCCTCGTGGACCGGGAATGTTCACGGGCTGCGCTTCCACCGGCAGACAGGCACCTGGTGCAGGCTTTGGTTTTCAGCGTATTGCGCAACCGGACCTGGCTGGACCACATCATCGAAACCCTCCGGAAAGGCAGACTGGACGAGGAAGCGCGCCTTATTCTCCAACTGGGGTTGAGCCAGCTTTTCCTGCTGGGCATGGCGGACCACGCCGCTGTGTATGAAACCGTGAATCTTGCGTCCGTACGCCTGAGAGGACTGGTAAACGCTATCCTGCGCAACGCTTTGCGTCGGGAGAAAGACATTCTGGAAGAACGGGAACAGCTTCCGCTTTCCATTCATTATTCCACCCCCGCGTGGCTGGTGCGGAGATGGACGGAACAAATGGGGCCGCAAATGACCCGTGACCTGCTCCGCTGGAACAACACCACGCCGCGCCTGTATGTGCGCGCCAATCCTCTGATGCCCATGAAAAATATTCCGGCCTCGCTCGCCCCGCTGGACCGCGCGCCCGGCTGGTTCTCCGTGGAAGGCCTTCTGCCACTGGAGGAAATTAAAGCAGGCTCCCTTTACGTGGCGGACCCTTCCACCCGTTACTCCATTGATTTGCTGGCCCCCCAGCCCGGGGAGGAAATTCTGGACGCCTGCGCCGCCCCCGGCGGCAAATCCGCAGCCATCATCGCCGCTACCGGAGGCAAAGCCCGCCTGACCGCCACGGATCTCCACGAACACCGGCTGCCCACCCTGAAGGAAAACCTGGACAGGCAGGGATCCCCCTTCGTCAGGACGGCGCAGGCGGACTGGTCCCTTCCCTGCCGCCCGGAATGGGAGGGCCGCTTTGACGCCGTGCTTCTGGACGTTCCCTGTTCCAACACCGGAGTCATCCAACGCCGCGTGGATGTGCGCTGGCGCCTGACTCCGGCGGAAATCCGCCGCCTGGCCGCGCTCCAGAAGACCATTCTGGAAAACGCCTCCCGCGCCGTCAAACCGGGCGGCAGACTGGTTTATTCCACCTGTTCCATTGACGCGGAGGAAGACGGACTGCTGGTCAGGGACTTTCTGCAGAACCACCCGGAATGGACGCTGAAAGAAGAAAAACTTATCCTCCCCCACGAGGAAAAATCAGACGGCGCATATGCGGCCCTTTTGATCTGTGCTTGA
- the tpiA gene encoding triose-phosphate isomerase, with the protein MSRKPIIAANWKMNIGPAEGAQFIESFKNLINGKDVACDVVIIPPFTTIPSVQNALGGCSCIAAGAQNVSQYDNGAYTGEISTSMLNELGLKYVVLGHSERRQYFGETDAIINSKIKKAIAAGITPIFCIGETKDERLGGILEPVLEIQLKGGLKDLSPEEVANLVIAYEPVWAIGTGLTATSKEAQEAHSFIRKVISDVFGADAAAKVRIQYGGSVKPENGEELMAQPDIDGALVGGASLKPESFAALVTSAK; encoded by the coding sequence ATGTCCCGCAAACCCATCATCGCCGCCAACTGGAAGATGAACATCGGCCCTGCCGAAGGCGCCCAGTTCATCGAAAGCTTCAAAAACCTTATTAATGGGAAAGACGTCGCGTGCGACGTAGTCATCATCCCTCCTTTCACCACCATTCCCTCCGTGCAGAACGCCCTGGGCGGTTGCTCCTGCATCGCCGCCGGCGCCCAGAACGTCTCCCAGTATGACAACGGAGCCTACACCGGGGAAATCTCCACCAGCATGCTGAATGAACTGGGGCTCAAGTATGTGGTGCTCGGCCACAGCGAACGCCGCCAATATTTCGGAGAAACGGACGCCATCATCAACTCCAAAATCAAGAAGGCCATCGCCGCAGGCATTACCCCCATCTTCTGCATTGGCGAAACGAAGGACGAACGCCTGGGAGGCATTTTGGAACCCGTGCTGGAAATCCAGCTCAAAGGCGGACTCAAGGATCTCTCCCCGGAAGAAGTAGCCAACCTGGTCATCGCCTATGAACCCGTCTGGGCCATCGGCACCGGCCTGACCGCAACTTCCAAGGAAGCTCAGGAAGCCCACTCCTTCATCCGCAAGGTTATTTCCGACGTCTTCGGCGCAGACGCCGCCGCCAAGGTGCGCATCCAGTACGGCGGCTCCGTAAAACCGGAAAACGGGGAGGAACTCATGGCCCAGCCGGACATTGACGGAGCCCTGGTGGGCGGCGCGTCCCTGAAGCCGGAATCCTTCGCCGCTCTGGTAACTTCCGCCAAGTAA
- a CDS encoding type II secretion system protein, with protein MKTRSLTPRSKGFTLIEVLVVIAIIALLAGVSYSIYSHATETAARTRCTDNLRRISDWGKEFAGQNGGKLPSSGMKDSLLSARECRNWWDALAPIVNAEQPDLIARNAKEPNMLPDTFRCKNDKRPEILGAEDANLPAGPDTISYTSWLDNRKGRPMNVARGQALRGKPWISDGVPIDGRSVITEQDFEEIVVPALERHQGGIMVLYADGKISPIEDPTLNKVTQGS; from the coding sequence ATGAAAACCCGCTCACTTACCCCACGCAGCAAAGGTTTCACGCTCATTGAAGTTCTCGTAGTCATCGCCATCATCGCCCTGCTGGCAGGCGTCTCCTACAGCATTTATTCCCATGCCACGGAAACGGCGGCCAGAACGCGCTGTACGGACAACCTGCGCCGCATTAGCGACTGGGGCAAGGAATTCGCAGGCCAGAACGGCGGGAAACTGCCCTCCAGCGGCATGAAAGACAGCCTCCTGAGCGCCAGGGAATGCCGGAACTGGTGGGACGCCCTGGCGCCCATCGTCAATGCGGAACAACCCGACCTGATCGCCCGGAACGCCAAGGAACCCAACATGCTTCCGGACACGTTCCGCTGCAAAAACGACAAGCGTCCGGAAATCCTTGGAGCGGAGGATGCCAACCTTCCCGCCGGGCCGGACACCATTTCCTATACCAGCTGGCTGGACAACCGGAAGGGGCGTCCCATGAATGTGGCGCGCGGCCAGGCCCTGCGGGGCAAACCCTGGATCAGCGACGGCGTCCCGATTGACGGGCGTAGCGTCATCACGGAACAGGATTTTGAGGAAATCGTAGTCCCGGCCCTTGAACGCCACCAGGGAGGAATCATGGTGCTTTATGCGGACGGGAAAATATCCCCCATTGAGGACCCCACACTTAACAAAGTCACCCAAGGCTCCTGA
- a CDS encoding arylsulfatase — protein sequence MRSILRSSILAGIALWLLSPALSLADRPNIVLILADDMGWSDPGCYGSEIPTPALDTLARQGMLATRLYTASRCSPSRASIMTGCEPHKADVGLLDDDNGRPGYRGRLNPNIPTLPELLKKAGYRTYLSGKWHLGKVRGAYPWDRGFDRSRGLLGGAADYYKPMPDRPFGEDGKLLRPEDLPEDFYMTDDITKTALAYIDDAAKSNQPFFLYVAYTAPHTPLQAPRKEIEKMLPFYNGKSPHAIASQRLEKQKLLGIVPPAANLGMAGKFNPEGYEQASAKRKDYMAECMAAYAAQIVIMDRGIGRILASLERHRLCDNTIVMFLSDNGATAEMPQNNKNKKTTLPTGPLGEVGCRDGYGPMWAAVSNTPYRQYKIETFDGGLSAPFIIRYPSKIRPGSRYHSPFLLQDIAPTCLAWAALPIPAHMDGKPLNTYWNNPPELPPSKVWDYIPNTCPPRTIFWEHQRNRAALTSQFKLVAPNRGPWQVYDIRDRTEQNNLASRRQELVEQLSAQYRKWAAKNHAE from the coding sequence ATGCGCTCTATCCTACGTTCCTCCATCCTGGCCGGCATAGCCCTCTGGCTTCTTTCCCCTGCCCTTTCCCTGGCGGACAGGCCCAATATTGTGCTTATCCTGGCCGATGACATGGGATGGTCCGACCCGGGCTGCTACGGCTCGGAAATACCCACCCCCGCCCTGGATACCCTGGCCAGGCAGGGAATGCTGGCAACCCGGCTCTACACCGCTTCCCGCTGTTCCCCCTCCCGGGCTTCCATCATGACCGGCTGCGAACCTCACAAGGCGGACGTAGGGCTGCTGGATGACGACAACGGGCGCCCCGGCTACCGCGGCCGCCTGAATCCGAATATCCCTACCCTGCCGGAACTTCTGAAAAAAGCGGGATACCGTACCTATCTTTCCGGGAAATGGCATCTTGGAAAAGTCCGGGGAGCCTATCCATGGGACCGAGGCTTCGACCGCTCCCGCGGCTTGCTGGGCGGAGCGGCAGATTATTACAAACCCATGCCGGACCGGCCCTTCGGGGAAGACGGGAAACTGCTCCGTCCGGAGGATCTGCCGGAGGACTTCTACATGACGGACGATATCACCAAAACGGCTCTGGCCTATATTGACGATGCCGCCAAAAGCAATCAGCCCTTCTTCCTCTACGTGGCTTATACGGCTCCGCACACTCCCCTCCAGGCCCCCCGGAAGGAAATAGAAAAAATGCTCCCGTTCTACAACGGCAAATCCCCCCACGCCATTGCTTCCCAAAGACTGGAAAAACAAAAGCTGCTGGGAATCGTCCCGCCTGCCGCCAACCTGGGCATGGCCGGCAAATTCAATCCCGAAGGTTATGAACAAGCCTCCGCAAAACGCAAGGATTATATGGCCGAATGCATGGCCGCCTACGCCGCCCAAATCGTTATCATGGACCGCGGAATAGGCCGCATTCTCGCGTCCCTGGAACGTCACCGCCTTTGCGACAATACCATCGTCATGTTTTTATCAGACAATGGCGCAACAGCGGAAATGCCCCAGAACAATAAAAACAAGAAAACCACCCTTCCCACAGGTCCGCTGGGAGAAGTCGGCTGCAGGGACGGATACGGCCCCATGTGGGCGGCTGTGTCCAATACCCCTTACCGCCAGTATAAAATAGAAACCTTTGACGGAGGGCTGTCCGCCCCCTTCATCATTCGCTACCCTTCCAAGATACGCCCGGGCTCGCGCTACCACTCGCCTTTCCTGCTCCAGGACATCGCCCCCACCTGCCTTGCATGGGCCGCCCTCCCCATTCCGGCCCATATGGACGGCAAGCCGCTCAACACCTACTGGAATAACCCTCCGGAACTTCCTCCGTCCAAGGTGTGGGACTACATTCCCAATACCTGCCCTCCCCGCACTATTTTCTGGGAACATCAGAGAAACCGGGCGGCCCTGACAAGTCAATTCAAGCTGGTGGCTCCCAACCGTGGTCCCTGGCAGGTGTACGACATCAGGGACAGGACGGAGCAGAACAATCTGGCATCCAGGCGCCAAGAGCTTGTGGAGCAATTGTCCGCGCAGTACAGGAAATGGGCGGCGAAAAATCATGCCGAATAA
- a CDS encoding acyl-CoA thioesterase — protein sequence MADMNPELMFHTEDEVMFYDTDCGGVVHNLAYLRMIEACRTKLGAKLGMDYKTMSDLQQFAVVVRHEIDYVRPAVLGDTILTTGWLQSVERARFWCDFEMRRASNNDLLVRAHQQLALVQMPQGRPARIPAEWRARWMECMES from the coding sequence ATGGCAGACATGAATCCGGAGCTGATGTTTCATACGGAAGATGAAGTCATGTTTTATGATACGGACTGCGGCGGGGTAGTCCATAACCTGGCCTATTTGCGCATGATTGAAGCCTGCCGCACCAAGCTTGGCGCTAAACTGGGAATGGATTACAAAACCATGAGCGATTTGCAGCAGTTTGCCGTGGTGGTGCGCCATGAGATCGACTATGTGCGTCCGGCTGTTCTTGGAGACACCATTTTAACGACGGGATGGCTTCAATCCGTGGAGCGGGCCCGCTTCTGGTGCGATTTTGAAATGCGGCGCGCTTCCAATAATGATCTTTTGGTCAGGGCTCATCAGCAGCTGGCCCTTGTCCAGATGCCGCAGGGGCGCCCTGCGCGTATTCCTGCGGAATGGCGCGCGAGATGGATGGAATGCATGGAATCCTGA